A stretch of Paenibacillus mucilaginosus 3016 DNA encodes these proteins:
- the bshB1 gene encoding bacillithiol biosynthesis deacetylase BshB1, which translates to MNGFHETLDLLIFGAHPDDAEIGMGGTIAKHTRKGLRVGICDLTRAEMSSNGTVEIRQAEAEAASRSLGITVRSNLGLPDRGLELRAELVNPIVQEIRRWKPRVVFAPYWEDRHPDHIACSRLVQEAVFNAKLRRYMPESEAHAVQDFYFYFINDVKDPDVMVDISSVYETKRESLLAYRSQFEAAGAGNDYVATPLNQNYLERVEARDALLGQKRSVAYAEGFMSRLPYLAELL; encoded by the coding sequence ATGAACGGATTCCATGAGACCCTGGACCTGCTGATCTTCGGTGCCCATCCGGATGATGCGGAGATCGGGATGGGGGGCACGATCGCCAAGCACACGCGTAAGGGCCTGCGGGTCGGGATCTGCGATCTGACCCGGGCCGAGATGTCCTCTAACGGGACCGTTGAAATCCGGCAGGCGGAGGCGGAAGCGGCCTCGAGAAGCCTCGGCATCACCGTGCGGAGCAATCTGGGCCTTCCGGACCGCGGACTGGAGCTGAGAGCCGAGCTGGTGAACCCGATCGTGCAGGAGATCCGCCGCTGGAAGCCCCGCGTTGTGTTCGCTCCTTATTGGGAGGACCGGCACCCGGATCATATCGCCTGCTCCCGGCTGGTGCAGGAGGCGGTATTCAATGCCAAGCTGCGCCGGTATATGCCCGAGAGCGAGGCGCATGCCGTACAGGACTTCTATTTCTATTTTATCAATGATGTGAAAGACCCGGACGTGATGGTGGATATCAGCAGCGTCTACGAAACCAAACGCGAATCCCTGCTTGCCTACCGCTCCCAGTTCGAAGCGGCGGGGGCCGGCAATGATTATGTGGCCACCCCGCTCAACCAGAATTACCTGGAGCGGGTGGAGGCAAGAGACGCCCTTCTCGGGCAGAAGCGATCGGTCGCTTATGCCGAAGGGTTCATGAGCAGGCTGCCATATCTGGCAGAGCTGCTGTAA
- the bshA gene encoding N-acetyl-alpha-D-glucosaminyl L-malate synthase BshA: MKDRLKIGITCYPTLGGSGVVATELGKLLAEKGHEVHFITHSMPFRLGKFDRNIFYHEVEVNDYYVFKYPPYDLSLASKLAQVVKLQELDLLHVHYAIPHAVCALLAKQMVGDQLKVVTTLHGTDITVLAQDESLSDLIGYAINGSDAVTAVSQDLIRETRHLLGITKEIDLAYNFVDKRVYYPREVTSLRKEFAHPDEKILIHISNFRPVKRVTDVVEIFDRLRQDVPARLLFVGEGPELSKVLCKVKEKGLLDRVTFCGKQDDVAQLLSLADLMLLPSEKESFGLVALEAMACGVPTVASNAGGIPELITHGETGYLAEIGDVEAMAGYARKILTDEAHAAQLREACLHRARYTFCNDVITRQYEEIYYRVLGRPLPEDLRRKPLEC; the protein is encoded by the coding sequence GTGAAGGACCGGCTGAAAATCGGAATCACCTGTTATCCTACCCTGGGCGGCTCGGGCGTCGTTGCGACGGAACTTGGCAAGCTGCTGGCGGAAAAAGGGCATGAAGTTCATTTTATTACGCACAGCATGCCATTCCGCCTGGGGAAATTCGACCGCAACATCTTCTATCACGAAGTCGAAGTCAACGACTACTACGTGTTCAAATATCCGCCTTACGATCTGTCCCTGGCCAGCAAGCTGGCCCAGGTGGTCAAGCTGCAGGAACTGGATCTGCTCCATGTACATTATGCGATTCCGCATGCGGTCTGCGCTCTGCTCGCCAAGCAGATGGTCGGCGACCAGCTCAAGGTCGTGACTACCCTGCACGGTACGGACATCACCGTCCTGGCGCAGGACGAATCGCTGAGCGACCTCATCGGCTATGCCATTAACGGCAGCGACGCGGTTACGGCGGTATCCCAGGATCTCATCCGCGAGACGCGTCATCTCCTCGGCATTACGAAGGAGATCGATCTCGCTTATAACTTCGTCGACAAGCGCGTCTACTACCCGCGGGAGGTAACCTCCCTGCGCAAGGAGTTCGCCCATCCGGACGAGAAGATCCTGATTCACATCTCCAACTTCCGCCCGGTGAAGCGGGTGACGGACGTGGTCGAGATCTTCGACCGCCTGAGGCAGGACGTGCCGGCCCGGCTGCTGTTCGTCGGCGAAGGACCGGAGCTCTCCAAGGTGCTCTGCAAGGTGAAGGAAAAAGGCCTGCTCGACCGCGTTACCTTCTGCGGCAAGCAGGATGACGTGGCCCAGCTGCTGTCGCTGGCCGATCTCATGCTCCTGCCTTCCGAGAAGGAGAGCTTCGGGCTTGTGGCCCTGGAAGCGATGGCCTGCGGCGTGCCGACCGTGGCATCCAATGCGGGCGGGATTCCCGAGCTCATCACACACGGGGAGACGGGCTACCTCGCCGAGATCGGCGACGTGGAGGCGATGGCCGGCTACGCCCGGAAGATCCTGACGGATGAAGCACATGCCGCGCAGCTTAGAGAAGCGTGTCTTCACCGGGCCCGCTATACATTCTGTAATGATGTCATTACACGCCAGTATGAAGAAATCTACTACCGGGTGCTCGGACGGCCGCTGCCGGAGGATCTCCGGAGGAAGCCGCTCGAATGCTGA
- a CDS encoding CCA tRNA nucleotidyltransferase, translating into MSGQMRSAALAIVRRLNDNGHQAYLVGGCVRDEMLGRPVKDYDIATSALPEQVQALFKRTVPTGLQHGTVTVVSDRVPYEVTTFRREGGYEAFRRPTEVEYIDSLQEDLQRRDFTMNAMALDAEGGLVDPFGGMADLRQGVLRCVGTAEERFREDALRMLRCLRFASEYTLRIEERTWEALRECIGLLQHIAMERCRAELERMLGGADPNRALALLADSGALRHTKAEVELAELDGIPAESWPGLLGIPSSDERLAYLYLRLGVDASGISEDMKRLTYSNAQRDAASRTGAAHEYLSGIAAGGPSEGEAKDAWIRASLRHGADALLRLRQLYALDGPRLLGRRDGEAAGDAPAEGPAFLEAWISQGEAWLEARPAGSLKELRLSGQELVGHLGEKPGPWTGQVLGRLLEETALGHLPNDRERLLEAAEQIYESLQKKGPA; encoded by the coding sequence ATGAGCGGACAGATGAGATCGGCCGCGCTGGCGATCGTCCGGCGTCTGAATGACAACGGCCACCAGGCTTACCTGGTCGGCGGCTGTGTCCGGGACGAGATGCTGGGGCGGCCCGTCAAGGATTATGATATCGCCACCTCCGCGCTGCCGGAGCAGGTCCAGGCCTTGTTCAAGCGGACGGTGCCGACCGGGCTTCAGCACGGTACGGTGACCGTCGTGTCGGACCGGGTGCCCTACGAGGTAACCACCTTCCGCAGGGAAGGGGGCTACGAGGCGTTCCGGCGGCCGACGGAGGTGGAATACATCGATTCGCTGCAGGAAGATCTGCAGCGGCGAGACTTTACGATGAACGCCATGGCGCTGGATGCCGAGGGCGGTCTGGTCGACCCCTTCGGCGGCATGGCGGATCTGCGGCAGGGGGTGCTCCGCTGTGTGGGCACGGCGGAGGAACGGTTCCGCGAGGATGCGCTGCGGATGCTGCGCTGCCTGCGGTTCGCTTCCGAGTACACCCTGCGTATCGAGGAGCGCACTTGGGAAGCCCTCCGGGAATGCATCGGACTCCTGCAGCATATCGCGATGGAGCGCTGCCGTGCGGAGCTTGAGCGGATGCTCGGCGGGGCCGACCCGAACCGGGCTCTTGCGCTTCTGGCCGATAGCGGTGCGCTCCGGCATACGAAAGCTGAGGTCGAACTGGCGGAGCTGGACGGGATTCCGGCCGAATCGTGGCCGGGGCTCCTTGGCATTCCCTCATCGGACGAACGGCTCGCGTACCTGTATCTCCGTCTGGGAGTGGATGCCTCCGGGATCTCGGAGGATATGAAACGGCTGACGTATTCCAATGCCCAGCGGGATGCCGCATCAAGAACAGGGGCAGCGCATGAATACTTGTCCGGCATCGCCGCAGGGGGTCCCTCGGAAGGGGAGGCCAAGGATGCCTGGATCCGTGCTTCGCTTCGTCATGGAGCCGATGCCCTGCTCCGCTTGAGGCAGCTGTATGCTCTGGACGGGCCGCGGCTTCTGGGGCGGAGGGACGGCGAGGCGGCCGGGGACGCGCCAGCAGAAGGCCCGGCGTTCCTGGAGGCGTGGATCTCGCAAGGCGAAGCCTGGCTGGAGGCAAGGCCGGCGGGAAGCCTGAAGGAGCTTCGCCTCAGCGGCCAGGAGCTCGTCGGGCATCTCGGCGAGAAACCCGGTCCCTGGACCGGTCAGGTGCTGGGCCGCCTCCTGGAGGAGACGGCTCTGGGGCATCTGCCCAATGACAGAGAACGCCTGCTGGAAGCGGCAGAGCAGATATATGAATCTTTACAGAAGAAGGGACCCGCATGA
- a CDS encoding biotin--[acetyl-CoA-carboxylase] ligase: MTERLVELFEASQGAFLSGEELSDKLAISRTAVWKRIEKLREEGYTFEAVPRKGYRLIGKPDKLDPAALVTRLQTELFGRRIHYHQEVESTQTTALALLAEGAPEGTLILAEQQTAGRGRQGRPWISPKGKGLWMSLVLKPAGLPISCTPQLTLLVAVALCRAVRAETGVEAGIKWPNDLLVGGRKISGILLESRAEDASLQHIIAGVGISVNLTEEDYPEGLRETATSLAIEAGRPVDRMQLLCRFLQEWEQLYKLYLEQGFGPVKLLWEALTVSLHRTIRCRTPQGFVEGYGEGIDDFGALLLRLPDGTQQRLISGDVEFR, encoded by the coding sequence ATGACAGAGCGATTAGTGGAGCTGTTTGAAGCATCCCAGGGAGCTTTTTTATCCGGGGAGGAGCTCAGCGACAAGCTGGCGATCTCCCGCACCGCCGTATGGAAGCGGATTGAGAAGCTGCGCGAGGAGGGCTACACGTTCGAAGCGGTCCCGCGCAAAGGGTACCGTCTCATCGGCAAGCCGGACAAGCTGGATCCGGCCGCCCTGGTGACCCGCCTGCAGACGGAATTGTTCGGCAGGCGCATACACTATCACCAGGAGGTCGAATCTACGCAGACGACGGCTCTGGCCCTCCTCGCCGAAGGAGCCCCCGAAGGTACGCTGATTCTCGCCGAACAGCAGACGGCCGGCCGAGGGCGGCAGGGAAGGCCCTGGATCTCGCCCAAGGGCAAGGGCCTGTGGATGAGCCTGGTGCTCAAGCCGGCCGGTCTGCCGATCTCCTGTACCCCGCAGCTGACGCTGCTGGTCGCCGTGGCCTTGTGCCGAGCGGTCCGTGCCGAGACCGGCGTGGAAGCCGGCATCAAGTGGCCCAACGACCTGCTCGTCGGAGGGCGCAAAATCTCCGGGATTCTCCTGGAATCCCGGGCAGAGGATGCAAGCCTGCAGCATATTATCGCGGGGGTAGGCATCAGCGTGAATCTCACGGAAGAAGACTACCCGGAAGGGCTCCGGGAGACGGCTACCTCCCTTGCGATCGAAGCGGGACGGCCTGTTGACCGGATGCAGCTCCTGTGCCGGTTCCTCCAGGAGTGGGAGCAGCTGTACAAGCTGTATCTCGAGCAGGGCTTCGGTCCGGTCAAGCTGCTGTGGGAGGCGCTGACCGTCTCGCTGCACCGGACGATCCGCTGCCGTACGCCCCAGGGTTTCGTGGAGGGCTACGGCGAAGGGATCGACGACTTCGGGGCGCTGCTCCTGCGTCTCCCCGACGGGACCCAGCAAAGGCTGATTTCCGGTGATGTCGAATTCAGGTGA
- the panB gene encoding 3-methyl-2-oxobutanoate hydroxymethyltransferase yields MKSEGTPISVITAYDFPSALLADQAGVDVILVGDSLGNVVLGYESTIPVTLDDMVYHTKAVTRAARSSFVVADLPFMTYHGSLDATLAHAARLMQEGLAKAVKLEGGAEIVPAVRALVQAGIPVMGHIGLTPQSIHQIGGFKVQGKTSSQAQKLIEDALALQEAGAFSIVLELVTDQLAALVTEKLAIPTIGIGAGAACDGQVLVFHDVLGYGEESHPKRFVKPYANIGEIIRSSIRQYVEEVKDRSFPGPEHSFHMDDEAAASLYGSSPSRGSGAVTEDVSEEKKTAKEPQKVPVT; encoded by the coding sequence ATGAAGAGCGAGGGAACGCCGATCAGTGTCATTACGGCATACGACTTCCCTTCGGCTCTGCTGGCGGATCAGGCGGGAGTGGACGTCATTCTGGTCGGCGATTCGCTCGGCAACGTCGTGCTCGGCTACGAATCGACGATCCCCGTGACGCTCGATGACATGGTGTACCACACCAAGGCGGTGACCCGTGCGGCCCGCTCCAGCTTCGTCGTGGCGGATCTGCCGTTCATGACCTATCACGGCAGCCTGGATGCCACGCTGGCCCATGCGGCCAGACTGATGCAGGAGGGACTGGCCAAGGCCGTCAAGCTGGAAGGCGGCGCGGAGATTGTTCCCGCCGTTCGGGCCCTCGTACAGGCCGGCATCCCGGTGATGGGCCATATCGGGCTCACGCCGCAGTCCATCCATCAGATCGGCGGCTTCAAGGTGCAGGGGAAGACTTCGTCCCAGGCCCAGAAGCTGATCGAGGACGCGCTGGCCCTGCAGGAGGCCGGGGCGTTCTCGATTGTCCTCGAGCTGGTAACGGATCAGCTGGCTGCCTTGGTGACGGAGAAGCTAGCCATTCCGACGATCGGCATCGGGGCAGGGGCTGCCTGTGACGGGCAGGTGCTCGTATTCCACGACGTGCTCGGCTATGGGGAGGAAAGCCATCCGAAGCGGTTCGTGAAGCCTTATGCGAACATCGGGGAGATCATCCGCTCGAGCATCCGCCAGTACGTCGAAGAAGTGAAAGACCGCAGCTTTCCGGGACCGGAGCATTCGTTCCATATGGACGACGAGGCGGCCGCCTCGCTGTATGGGAGCTCCCCGAGCCGCGGCTCGGGCGCTGTAACGGAAGACGTATCGGAAGAGAAGAAGACCGCCAAGGAACCTCAGAAAGTTCCTGTGACTTAA
- the panC gene encoding pantoate--beta-alanine ligase, whose product METVKSIDRLRELIKEKKAQNPNLTVGFVPTMGFLHRGHASLLEAARRECDLVVLSIFVNPLQFGPNEDFERYPRDEERDLNISEEAGADLVFFPQVEEMYPSPTKTIVSVSGVSEGLCGASRPGHFDGVSTVVTKLFHIVQPDRAYFGLKDAQQVAVIEQMVKDLNMPVTIVPCPIVREADGLALSSRNVYLSEEERSQALVLSAALNAAERLTEERGSGFTAAELTALIRREIGRSPLADIDYAEVLKYPTLEPFTAPEAGQRIIVALAVRFGRTRLIDNRILNIR is encoded by the coding sequence ATGGAAACCGTAAAGAGTATTGACCGGCTGAGAGAGCTGATCAAGGAGAAGAAAGCGCAAAACCCGAACCTGACGGTCGGTTTCGTGCCTACAATGGGTTTTCTCCACCGGGGGCACGCCTCCCTGCTGGAAGCCGCCCGCCGGGAGTGCGACCTCGTCGTGCTGAGCATCTTCGTTAACCCGCTGCAGTTCGGGCCGAACGAGGACTTCGAGCGCTACCCCCGCGATGAGGAGCGGGATTTGAATATTTCCGAAGAAGCGGGGGCGGACCTGGTATTCTTCCCGCAGGTAGAGGAGATGTACCCTTCGCCGACCAAGACGATCGTATCGGTGTCCGGCGTCTCCGAGGGATTGTGCGGGGCATCGCGCCCGGGCCATTTTGACGGGGTATCCACCGTGGTGACGAAGCTCTTCCATATCGTCCAGCCCGACCGGGCCTATTTTGGGCTGAAGGACGCGCAGCAGGTCGCCGTCATTGAGCAGATGGTGAAGGACCTGAACATGCCGGTAACGATTGTGCCGTGTCCGATCGTCAGAGAAGCGGACGGCCTGGCGCTCAGCTCCCGCAACGTCTACTTGAGTGAGGAGGAGCGCAGCCAGGCTCTCGTGCTCTCGGCGGCGCTGAACGCTGCGGAGCGGCTGACGGAAGAGCGCGGCAGCGGGTTTACAGCCGCTGAGCTGACGGCTCTGATCCGCCGGGAGATCGGCAGGTCCCCGCTGGCGGACATCGACTATGCTGAAGTGCTCAAGTACCCAACGCTTGAGCCGTTCACGGCCCCTGAGGCGGGGCAGCGCATCATTGTCGCTCTCGCGGTGCGGTTCGGCCGTACGCGTTTGATAGATAACCGGATTCTGAACATCCGGTAG
- the panD gene encoding aspartate 1-decarboxylase, with translation MFRTMLKSKIHRATVTEANLNYVGSITIDSDLLDLVDMLPNEKVQIVNNNNGARFETYIIPGPRGSGVVCLNGAAARLVHPGDTVIILSYVMLSDEEARKHVPQIAIMGENNSVVTVLKEEIHSTVL, from the coding sequence ATGTTTCGTACCATGCTGAAATCCAAAATCCACCGCGCCACGGTGACAGAAGCCAATCTCAATTATGTCGGCAGCATTACTATTGACTCGGATCTGCTGGATCTGGTTGACATGCTTCCGAACGAGAAAGTGCAGATTGTTAACAATAACAACGGGGCTCGATTCGAAACGTACATCATTCCGGGCCCCCGCGGCTCCGGGGTCGTCTGTCTGAACGGCGCGGCAGCCCGCCTCGTCCATCCCGGCGATACGGTCATTATTCTTTCTTACGTTATGCTGTCGGATGAGGAAGCCCGCAAGCATGTGCCGCAGATTGCCATCATGGGCGAGAACAACAGCGTCGTCACTGTGCTCAAGGAAGAAATTCATTCCACGGTTTTGTAG
- a CDS encoding tetratricopeptide repeat protein: MRAAGISFSGSDPSDPELAGKRTELFIRGQGFYKLHMFDEAIAEFDELVRLQPDFTLARIYLAMSYLRKGEMTESYTHFQFLSQLTENMQIKAISYNAMGCIQAQQHNMDKACEFFNMAYRTDPASVQPLLELGVCSEGGGGLQFDISPSREPLS; encoded by the coding sequence ATGCGCGCCGCCGGGATATCCTTCAGCGGCAGCGATCCTTCGGATCCGGAGCTGGCCGGCAAACGGACGGAGCTGTTCATCCGCGGCCAGGGCTTCTACAAGCTGCACATGTTTGATGAGGCCATCGCAGAATTCGATGAGCTGGTCCGTCTGCAGCCTGATTTTACACTGGCGCGCATTTATCTGGCGATGTCGTATCTCCGCAAAGGAGAGATGACCGAGAGCTATACACATTTTCAATTTTTATCCCAGCTGACTGAGAATATGCAGATCAAGGCGATTTCGTACAACGCCATGGGCTGTATCCAGGCCCAGCAGCACAATATGGATAAAGCCTGTGAATTTTTCAACATGGCGTACCGCACCGATCCGGCCAGTGTCCAGCCGCTCCTTGAGCTTGGCGTATGCAGTGAAGGCGGCGGCGGCCTGCAGTTTGATATTTCCCCATCCCGCGAACCGCTGTCGTAA
- the dinG gene encoding ATP-dependent DNA helicase DinG, producing MKFAVLDFETTGSTTSDRIIQVGLFIINDQDITDRYTSLVNPGMSIPAAITTLTGITDDMVKDAPSLDTVMAEMVPLLEESVLVGHNIAFDLAFLQRALDETGYFPFDGRVLDTMDALRVLFPGLGSLQLSMACQALGIAHERPHQADSDAEVTAAIWNRCIERFQGLPLLTLQRMEMVFADSASDFGWFVQEMLQYKELHSPLDPDADRYFRQFALNVEEWGDEEPVRTPEEVRQLPDSFEEFYDGLRAALKTKFAAYEERDAQVQMIHEVEEAFEEERHLIIEAGTGTGKSLGYLIPSLYYGIKQDEKVVVSTHTINLQEQLRERDVPLLHELFPIGFEASVLKGRSHYLCLRKFEQKMNLMDFEHGKEDRITAGQMLVWLGETKHGDEEELHFAGRGRQFWHSVESDTESCLNRACPWFKRCFYHRARHQANSADVIITNHSLLFTDTKAENRLLPSYKHLVIDEAHHFEDVAGKHLGIELHYHGLSNAIAWLYKDSRAGQLSSLRFRLQRHEDEKARTWCLVVDEAVEKLLVLREEWESLSEMLYQLLVSRSDPSQQSEGNALVYRVRKEKLPSGWEKLMVTEENIMLLFNDTLKKVERLISDIKEVQDDYDVQGVLTDLSGSVKELHRQKDALHFFMTMPDENYVYWMEAGHYNKNRSLQLSSVPIDVSSMLQGQFFGVKDSVILTSATLSVGKSFDYTCEQLGLKKDEEQGKLRTVQLPSPFNYREQALVVIPRDFPTLKGAAGEKEFLDRLIPSLAEVALQTRGRMLVLFTSNRMLKLAHAGLKDVLASFGITVLGQGVDSSNRSKLTRLFQNSKACVLLGTSSFWEGVDIPGDALTCLAIVRLPFQPPNHPLVEAKTEKLKQRGMNAFMKLSVPQAVIRFKQGFGRLVRTAADKGIVIIYDTRVIDTQYGKYFLYSLPGPRIEHMNSAQLVPRIKQWMGENEA from the coding sequence ATGAAATTTGCGGTTCTGGATTTTGAAACGACCGGGAGCACGACTTCGGATCGCATTATCCAAGTCGGGCTCTTTATTATAAATGACCAAGATATTACGGACAGGTATACTTCTCTCGTCAACCCGGGCATGAGTATACCTGCTGCTATTACTACACTTACCGGCATTACCGACGACATGGTGAAGGATGCGCCGTCACTGGATACCGTGATGGCGGAGATGGTGCCCTTGCTGGAAGAGTCGGTCCTTGTTGGACACAATATTGCTTTTGACCTTGCGTTTCTGCAGCGTGCACTCGATGAGACGGGGTACTTCCCGTTTGACGGGCGTGTGCTGGATACGATGGACGCGCTGCGCGTCCTCTTCCCGGGACTCGGGTCACTCCAGCTCTCCATGGCCTGTCAGGCGCTGGGTATCGCACATGAACGGCCTCACCAGGCCGACAGCGACGCAGAAGTGACAGCTGCGATTTGGAACCGCTGCATTGAGCGGTTTCAAGGGCTTCCTCTGCTGACGCTCCAGCGCATGGAGATGGTTTTTGCCGATTCGGCCAGCGATTTCGGCTGGTTTGTGCAGGAGATGCTGCAGTACAAGGAGCTGCACTCGCCGCTCGACCCCGATGCCGACCGGTATTTCAGACAGTTTGCCCTGAACGTGGAGGAGTGGGGGGACGAAGAGCCCGTCCGCACCCCGGAAGAGGTGAGGCAGCTGCCGGACAGCTTCGAGGAATTCTATGACGGGCTCCGGGCTGCGCTCAAGACGAAATTCGCCGCCTATGAAGAACGTGATGCCCAGGTCCAGATGATCCATGAAGTCGAGGAGGCGTTCGAAGAAGAGCGCCACCTCATCATTGAAGCGGGAACAGGCACGGGCAAGTCGCTGGGCTATCTCATTCCTTCCCTGTATTACGGGATCAAGCAGGACGAGAAGGTGGTGGTGTCCACCCATACGATCAACCTGCAGGAACAGCTTCGGGAAAGGGATGTTCCTCTCCTCCATGAGCTCTTCCCGATCGGGTTCGAGGCTTCCGTTCTCAAGGGTAGGAGCCATTACCTGTGCCTGCGCAAGTTCGAGCAGAAGATGAACCTGATGGACTTCGAGCACGGCAAAGAAGACCGAATAACGGCTGGACAAATGCTGGTCTGGCTGGGGGAAACGAAGCATGGCGATGAAGAAGAACTGCACTTTGCGGGACGGGGACGGCAGTTCTGGCACTCCGTCGAAAGCGATACGGAATCCTGTCTGAACCGTGCATGCCCCTGGTTCAAGCGCTGCTTCTATCACCGAGCGAGACACCAGGCGAATTCGGCCGACGTCATTATAACGAACCACTCTCTATTGTTCACGGATACGAAGGCGGAGAACCGGCTGCTTCCTTCCTATAAGCACCTGGTCATTGATGAGGCTCATCACTTTGAGGATGTGGCCGGCAAGCATCTGGGCATCGAGCTGCATTATCACGGCCTCTCGAATGCCATAGCCTGGCTGTATAAGGACAGCCGGGCCGGTCAGCTCTCCTCCCTGCGCTTCCGGCTGCAGCGTCACGAAGACGAGAAGGCCAGGACCTGGTGTTTAGTCGTTGACGAAGCGGTAGAGAAGCTGCTGGTACTCCGGGAGGAGTGGGAGAGTCTGTCCGAGATGCTGTATCAGCTGCTTGTCTCGCGTAGCGATCCATCGCAGCAGAGCGAAGGCAATGCGCTCGTCTACCGGGTGCGCAAAGAGAAATTGCCTTCCGGCTGGGAGAAGCTGATGGTCACGGAAGAAAATATCATGCTTCTGTTTAACGATACGCTGAAGAAAGTGGAGCGTCTCATCTCGGACATCAAGGAAGTACAGGACGATTACGATGTGCAGGGAGTTCTTACCGATCTCAGCGGGTCGGTCAAGGAGCTGCACCGGCAGAAGGATGCACTCCATTTCTTCATGACGATGCCGGATGAGAACTATGTGTACTGGATGGAGGCCGGCCACTACAACAAGAACCGGTCGCTGCAGCTGTCTTCCGTACCGATCGACGTCAGTTCGATGCTTCAGGGACAGTTCTTCGGTGTGAAGGACAGTGTCATTCTAACCTCTGCGACCTTGTCCGTCGGCAAGTCGTTCGATTATACCTGCGAACAGCTGGGCCTTAAGAAAGACGAAGAGCAAGGGAAGCTGCGTACGGTGCAGCTGCCTTCTCCGTTCAACTACAGGGAGCAGGCCCTCGTCGTCATTCCAAGGGATTTTCCTACGCTCAAGGGGGCGGCAGGGGAGAAGGAATTCCTCGACCGGCTGATTCCATCGCTGGCGGAGGTAGCGCTGCAGACCCGAGGCCGGATGCTCGTGCTCTTCACCTCCAACCGGATGCTGAAGCTGGCGCATGCTGGACTTAAGGATGTGCTGGCTTCGTTCGGGATAACGGTTCTCGGGCAGGGAGTCGACAGCAGCAACCGCAGCAAGCTGACCCGGCTGTTCCAGAACAGCAAGGCTTGCGTCCTCCTCGGAACAAGCTCCTTTTGGGAAGGTGTGGACATCCCGGGCGATGCGCTGACCTGCCTGGCGATCGTGCGGCTTCCTTTCCAGCCGCCGAACCACCCTCTGGTCGAAGCGAAGACGGAGAAGCTCAAACAGCGGGGGATGAACGCTTTCATGAAGCTGTCCGTTCCTCAAGCGGTGATCCGGTTCAAGCAGGGCTTCGGGCGGCTTGTCCGGACCGCAGCCGATAAAGGCATCGTGATCATCTACGACACGAGAGTGATCGATACGCAGTACGGCAAGTATTTTCTGTACTCGCTCCCGGGTCCGAGGATCGAGCATATGAACTCGGCTCAGCTCGTGCCAAGAATAAAGCAGTGGATGGGTGAGAACGAAGCATGA
- a CDS encoding redox-sensing transcriptional repressor Rex, giving the protein MKTIKISEAVVRRLPIYLRFLNELSKKNVQTVSSQDLGVKLDLNPAQIRKDLAYFGEFGKKGIGYDVDYLIEKIRQILKLDKVIPVALVGAGNLGRALCNYNAYLKDNMKIVAVFDAQENKIGESINNLKVKPMSELNEVIQEAKVRIGIITVPAAEAQQVADRFVESGVEAILNFAPLIIKVPSEVRVHHADFTTELQSLAYYLD; this is encoded by the coding sequence ATGAAGACGATAAAAATATCGGAAGCGGTTGTCCGGAGACTGCCGATTTACCTGAGGTTCCTGAATGAACTCAGCAAGAAGAATGTGCAAACCGTTTCCTCACAGGATCTCGGCGTGAAGCTGGACTTGAATCCGGCGCAGATCCGCAAGGACCTCGCTTACTTCGGAGAGTTCGGCAAAAAAGGAATCGGTTATGATGTGGATTATCTGATTGAAAAGATCCGGCAGATTCTCAAGCTCGACAAGGTTATCCCCGTCGCCCTGGTGGGCGCGGGGAACCTCGGCCGGGCGCTCTGTAATTATAACGCTTACTTGAAGGATAACATGAAGATCGTCGCGGTGTTCGATGCGCAGGAGAACAAGATCGGCGAGTCGATCAATAACTTGAAGGTGAAGCCCATGTCCGAGCTGAACGAGGTCATCCAAGAGGCCAAGGTGCGCATCGGCATTATTACGGTGCCGGCTGCGGAAGCCCAGCAGGTTGCGGACCGGTTCGTCGAGTCCGGGGTGGAAGCGATATTGAATTTTGCACCGCTCATTATCAAGGTTCCATCCGAGGTGCGGGTGCATCACGCCGACTTCACGACGGAGCTGCAGAGTCTCGCATATTATCTGGACTAA